A DNA window from Helianthus annuus cultivar XRQ/B chromosome 15, HanXRQr2.0-SUNRISE, whole genome shotgun sequence contains the following coding sequences:
- the LOC110910064 gene encoding zinc finger CCCH domain-containing protein 44 — MESQSSGNSDRIQLLGDGLAAEGGAVAVVEAVKVEVGGGEREAVKRKRGRPPKAQAKPVVVKRQVSVASSGKKVKEVVEDEDVCFICFDGGSLVLCDHRACPKAYHPACIKRDEEFFESAAKWNCGWHICSICQKTAHHMCYTCTYSLCRGCVRKADYVSVRGDKGFCTICMKTIMLIENNGQGEDGKVQADFDDKLSWEYLFKVYWLYIKGKLSLTLDELVQARAARTEASTISSALPSTSVHNRADDLSVMSATSVGNLEEENESKRRKKDEQINLQNEIVNIEKPAIDESATTEWATKELLDFVAHMKGESTAVLSRIDVEALLMEYINRNNLYDPKKKNQIICDSRLKSLFGKPRVGRSQMLKLLEHHFVVKEDSKKRRVKSTTIQVNQVYPDWNSDKKRKSRSKGEGHVLQNSLDEFAAVDVHNISLIYLRRDLMVNLLEDSDSFHGKVVGSVVRIKISGCDLKHDMYRLVQVVGTSKADIPCKIDSKSVDIMLEVLNLDKKETISIDAISDQEFSEEECRSLQRSIRCGLVKHFTVGEIQEKATALRLVKLNDWIAKEILRLEHLRDLASQKRQKKNYRECEERIQFLKTPEEKERRLKEIPDVHFDPKMNPDYESDDTEEYFNKEHGDHMESKYSGKKSRPSKKRQNRSRKDEKPNNGTITTLPAVEPSTICMETDAPASTLEKSQHEVDRSGDCNGSTITKLDQQATLSSSVSNHAPETAASVKTTSFSNDTVWHYRDPNGKVQGPFSLVQLQRWSTTGYFPAEMKIWADNEDKSLLLTDVLEQQFHNRETTTAANKVADETEGANVGDGNPSSTVAVTPYVPDLVNHEKLSESQSFGQNWSGNNSNNNNNNLNYNPPSVESTVQVDTSNMPTPDIEKCEDVKHVPTAAIDLPGPTPKKTVDENKNIQAVLDSGNNPPSWSSTSSLVVGGAKLPVSANGLGGSSSTPDKREEWDSGIVLEVAADHVATPTSNIDQNIEQNVNNPSQPTCNEFTWNGVSEMIEFSTLAEESVSDLLAEVDAMESQYGLPSPTSRRNSFVDDLFNGSFDEFSPTPDQGTRSDGFSSSGDIQLHCQSTTTPDEQHLVGSSQSNNVNGAFDFMKTSIGLQQQHSFISPDINSQAIGISQTTNSGSLGFKWPEMERASQGMIDINRTAKAEGDEGEMETKTGDVQVKVKLENGNHNMESAGNMKSAEHSISKQMQAPKSIGIGAKLVTRVAQIKGLEGTTNQSQPLSPPPPLPPPPPLTLGLDPYDPCDLGSETMQGNIKFSSTVKPGQVTNTKTNTGRSTNIWWDPNHTNQRKPVSEKYNSSNSPRERSHQVEESGYSRNSRSSWSKQLSFGSDSGGGGGGSGGNLKPPAKGQRVCRFYESGRCKKGASCNYLHPSP, encoded by the exons GTTGGCATATATGCAGTATATGCCAGAAGACAGCACATCATATGTGTTATACTTGTACATATTCGTTGTGCAGAGGTTGTGTTAGAAAGGCTGATTATGTTAGTGTCAGAGGTGATAAAGGATTTTGCACTATATGCATGAAAACAATCATGCTGATTGAAAATAACGGTCAGGGTGAGGATGGAAAG GTTCAAGCGGATTTCGATGATAAACTTAGTTGGGAGTATCTCTTTAAGGTATATTGGCTCTACATAAAAGGAAAATTATCTCTAACGCTAGATGAGCTTGTACAAGCTAGAGCCGCAAGGACAGAAGCTAGTACGATTTCTTCAGCTCTTCCGTCAACCAGTGTACATAACAGAGCCGATGATTTGAGCGTCATGTCAGCAACATCCGTTGGTAATTTGGAAGAAGAAAACGAatcaaaaagaagaaaaaaagatGAACAAATCAACTTACAAAACGAAATTGTAAATATTGAAAAACCAGCAATTGATGAAAGTGCAACTACAGAGTGGGCAACCAAAGAGCTTTTGGATTTTGTGGCACATATGAAGGGTGAAAGTACAGCTGTATTATCAAGGATTGATGTTGAGGCATTACTGATGGAGTACATAAACAGAAATAATCTCTATGATCctaaaaagaaaaatcaaatcaTATGTGATTCGAGATTAAAGTCTTTGTTTGGAAAACCACGTGTTGGTCGTAGTCAAATGTTGAAGCTTCTAGAACACCATTTTGTAGTAAAGGAGGACTCAAAGAAGAGACGGGTCAAAAGTACTACCATACAGGTTAACCAGGTTTACCCTGATTGGAACAGTGATAAAAAACGCAAAAGTCGTAGCAAGGGAGAAGGGCATGTGTTACAGAATAGTTTGGATGAATTTGCAGCAGTCGATGTTCATAATATAAGTTTAATATATCTGCGCCGTGATTTGATGGTGAATCTTCTTGAAGATAGTGATAGTTTTCATGGTAAGGTGGTTGGGTCCGTTGTGCGAATAAAAATATCTGGTTGTGATCTGAAGCATGATATGTACAGGCTTGTTCAAGTTGTAG GTACAAGTAAGGCGGATATACCATGTAAGATTGACAGCAAATCAGTAGACATTATGCTTGAAGTTTTAAATTTAGACAAGAAGGAAACTATATCCATTGATGCAATTTCTGACCAAGAGTTTTCTGAG GAAGAATGCAGAAGTCTACAACGAAGTATAAGATGTGGGCTTGTAAAACACTTCACTGTC GGTGAAATACAAGAAAAGGCCACGGCCCTGCGGTTGGTAAAGCTAAATGAT TGGATTGCAAAGGAGATATTGCGGCTTGAACATCTTCGTGATTTAGCAAGCCAAAAGCGGCAAAAGAAGAA TTATAGAGAATGCGAAGAGAGAATCCAATTTTTGAAGACACCAGAAGAGAAAGAGCGCAGATTAAAGGAAATCCCAGACGTTCATTTCGATCCAAAAATGAATCCAGATTATGAATCGGACGATACAGAGGAGTATTTCAACAAAGAACATG GAGATCACATGGAGTCAAAGTATTCTGGCAAGAAATCTCGCCCTTCTAAAAAGCGACAAAACCGATCACGAAAAGACGAGAAACCCAACAACGGAACCATCACAACTTTACCAGCTGTTGAACCATCTACAATATGTATGGAAACCGATGCACCGGCTTCAACTTTGGAGAAATCACAACATGAGGTGGATCGTAGTGGGGATTGTAATGGTTCTACTATCACTAAACTGGATCAACAAGCCACATTAAGCTCGTCGGTATCCAACCATGCACCGGAAACAGCAGCTTCCGTTAAGACCACCTCGTTTTCTAACGACACGGTGTGGCATTACCGTGATCCAAACGGGAAAGTTCAAGGGCCGTTTTCGTTAGTACAGCTTCAGAGGTGGAGCACAACCGGATACTTCCCTGCTGAAATGAAGATATGGGCGGATAACGAGGACAAGTCTCTACTTTTGACCGATGTATTGGAACAACAGTTTCACAACCGTGAGACTACAACTGCTGCTAACAAAGTCGCTGATGAAACCGAGGGTGCAAACGTTGGCGATGGAAATCCGTCATCAACTGTTGCTGTGACTCCATATGTTCCGGATCTTGTCAATCATGAGAAGTTATCCGAGAGTCAATCTTTTGGACAGAACTGGAGTGGTAATAACagtaataacaacaataataacttGAACTATAATCCTCCGAGTGTCGAGTCAACCGTACAAGTTGATACGTCAAACATGCCGACTCCGGATATCGAGAAATGTGAAGATGTTAAGCATGTTCCTACAGCTGCTATTGATTTGCCTGGTCCTACACCAAAGAAGACGGTGGATGAAAACAAGAATATACAAGCTGTGCTCGATTCAGGGAACAACCCGCCTAGCTGGAGTAGTACTTCAAGTCTAGTAGTTGGTGGGGCCAAACTTCCGGTTTCCGCCAACGGTTTGGGTGGTAGTTCTTCCACGCCGGATAAACGCGAAGAATGGGACTCGGGAATTGTATTAGAAGTGGCGGCAGATCATGTCGCGACTCCAACCTCCAACATCGACCAAAATATTGAGCAAAATGTTAATAATCCGTCACAGCCAACGTGTAACGAGTTTACGTGGAATGGAGTGTCGGAAATGATTGAGTTCAGCACTTTAGCGGAGGAGTCGGTTTCGGATCTGTTAGCGGAAGTGGACGCTATGGAGTCACAGTACGGGTTGCCTTCTCCTACTTCTAGAAGAAACAGTTTTGTCGATGATTTGTTTAACGGGTCTTTTGATGAGTTTAGTCCCACCCCGGATCAGGGTACGAGAAGTGACGGATTTAGCTCTAGCGGAGATATACAACTGCACTGTCAATCAACCACCACACCGGACGAACAACATCTAGTCGGCTCGTCTCAGAGTAACAACGTTAACGGTGCCTTTGATTTCATGAAAACATCCATTGGCTTGCAACAACAACACTCGTTTATCAGCCCTGACATTAACAGTCAGGCGATTGGTATTTCTCAGACAACAAATTCTGGGAGTTTGGGTTTTAAGTGGCCGGAAATGGAACGCGCCTCACAGGGAATGATCGACATAAACCGAACCGCTAAGGCGGAAGGTGACGAGGGCGAGATGGAGACGAAAACGGGTGATGTTCAAGTTAAAGTGAAGTTGGAAAACGGGAATCATAATATGGAATCAGCAGGAAATATGAAGTCAGCCGAACATTCTATTTCTAAACAGATGCAAGCACCCAAATCTATTGGCATCGGTGCAAAGTTGGTGACTAGAGTTGCTCAGATCAAAGGGTTGGAAGGTACAACGAATCAATCACAACCACTGTCACCGCCACCGCCACTTCCGCCACCGCCGCCTTTGACTTTAGGGTTGGACCCGTATGACCCATGTGACTTGGGATCGGAAACAATGCAAGGTAATATAAAGTTCAGTAGTACAGTAAAACCGGGTCAAGTAACAAACACAAAGACAAACACAGGTCGAAGTACGAACATCTGGTGGGACCCAAACCACACGAACCAGCGGAAACCTGTCAGTGAAAAATATAACAGTAGTAATAGCCCTCGAGAGCGAAGTCATCAGGTTGAGGAATCAGGATATAGCAGGAACAGTAGGAGTTCATGGAGCAAGCAGTTATCATTTGGTAGTGatagtggtggcggtggtggaggcAGTGGTGGTAATTTAAAGCCGCCAGCTAAAGGGCAGCGCGTGTGTAGATTTTACGAGAGCGGACGGTGCAAGAAGGGAGCCTCCTGCAATTATCTGCACCCATCACCATGA